The Streptomyces sp. ALI-76-A nucleotide sequence CCCCTACACCTGGGGTCTGCTCGGCTCCATGCCGCGTCTGGACCGCGAGCAGCAGGAGCGCCTGATCCCGGTCAAGGGCTCCCCGCCGTCGCTGATCAACATCCCGTCCGGCTGTGCCTTCAACCCGCGCTGCCCGTACGCGGACCTCCCGAAGGACAACATCACCCGCACCGTCCGCCCCGAGCTCGCCGAAGTGGGCAGCCGGCACTGGGCCGCCTGCCACCTGGGCACGGAGCAGCGGGAGCGTATCTGGACCGAAGAGATTGCGCCGAAGCTGTGAGCGACGACGAGAAAGCGGTGACCATTCCCGCGCAGGGCAAGGCTCCTGAGAAGCAGGGCGCCACCCTCTCGAAGGACCCCGCCCCCGGCGAGGTCCTGCTGAAGGTGACCGGGCTGAAGAAGCACTTCCCGATCAAGAAGGGTCTCCTCCAGCGGCAGGTCGGCGCGGTGCACGCGGTCGACGGCATCGACTTCGAGGTCCGCTCCGGCGAGACGCTCGGCGTCGTGGGCGAGTCCGGCTGCGGCAAGTCCACGATGGGCCGGCTGATCACCCGGCTGCTCGAACCGACCGACGGCAAGGTCGAGTTCGAGGGCAAGGACATCACACACCTCGGGGTGGGCGCGATGCGCCCGATGCGCCGCGACGTGCAGATGATCTTCCAGGACCCGTACTCGTCGCTGAACCCGCGGCACACCATCGGCACGATCGTCGGCGCCCCCTTCAAGCTCCAGGGCGTCGAGCCCGAGGGCGGCATCAAGAAGGAAGTGCAGCGGCTGCTGTCGGTCGTGGGCCTCAACCCCGAGCACTACAACCGCTACCCGCACGAGTTCTCCGGCGGTCAGCGCCAGCGCATCGGCATCGCCCGCGCGCTCGCGCTCAACCCGAAGCTGGTCGTCGCGGACGAGCCGGTCTCCGCGCTGGACGTGTCGATCCAGGCGCAGGTGGTGAACCTGCTGGACGACCTCCAGCAGGAGCTCGGCCTGACGTACGTGATCATCGCGCACGACCTCTCGGTCGTCCGGCACGTCTCGGACCGCATCGCGGTGATGTACCTGGGCAAGATCGTGGAGCTCGCCGACCGGGACCTGCTGTACAGGTCGCCGATGCATCCGTACACCAAGGCGCTGATGTCGGCGGTGCCGATCCCCGACCCGAGGCGCAAGAACGCCAAGAGCGAGCGCATCCTGCTCAGGGGCGACGTGCCCTCGCCGATCTCCCCGC carries:
- a CDS encoding dipeptide ABC transporter ATP-binding protein — its product is MTIPAQGKAPEKQGATLSKDPAPGEVLLKVTGLKKHFPIKKGLLQRQVGAVHAVDGIDFEVRSGETLGVVGESGCGKSTMGRLITRLLEPTDGKVEFEGKDITHLGVGAMRPMRRDVQMIFQDPYSSLNPRHTIGTIVGAPFKLQGVEPEGGIKKEVQRLLSVVGLNPEHYNRYPHEFSGGQRQRIGIARALALNPKLVVADEPVSALDVSIQAQVVNLLDDLQQELGLTYVIIAHDLSVVRHVSDRIAVMYLGKIVELADRDLLYRSPMHPYTKALMSAVPIPDPRRKNAKSERILLRGDVPSPISPPSGCRFHTRCWKATQICKTTEPPLLELRPGQQVACHHPENFEDQAPQDTVLLTAAKEAAELVADEVLAESAATSAAVAAEVAAPGPSKDTGAKADADRTADRTALTETEAAESGLTSAEATAPHPSDTGATRPPETGTDTTETAKEK